In Streptococcus uberis, a single window of DNA contains:
- a CDS encoding magnesium transporter CorA family protein: MFYQISEKFKTTTFEDCKSQKLPFIAIVKPEEWPSLQQDLKMGIDIEFDFQKARSTKAEVNLDSLTGTFNIPNRDDILNTAIDFSFALDERGIVFIDSHDHVEQMAKKIQKSKKWKQPSMERFLYDFLENLIKGDSELLESYDKILDNMEESILEGKSSYREQELNDLRRKLTKLNVHYSQLIDLAQEFSENENNFFSDEHLRFFHLFSSRVTRLQSTVLTLRENILQIRELAKSQLEMRQNKNMAVLTTVTTCCMPLTILVGWYGMNFKHMPELENPMGYPLVIAFAITIFISAILYSKFKKWL; this comes from the coding sequence ATGTTTTACCAAATCTCAGAGAAATTTAAAACGACAACTTTTGAAGACTGCAAATCTCAAAAACTGCCTTTTATTGCTATTGTTAAACCGGAAGAATGGCCTTCGCTTCAGCAAGACTTAAAAATGGGGATTGACATCGAGTTTGATTTTCAAAAAGCACGTTCAACAAAAGCAGAGGTTAATCTTGATTCTTTAACTGGTACTTTTAACATCCCCAACCGAGATGACATCTTAAATACAGCCATTGATTTTTCATTTGCACTTGATGAGCGTGGTATTGTTTTCATTGATAGTCATGATCATGTAGAACAAATGGCTAAGAAAATACAAAAAAGTAAAAAGTGGAAACAACCAAGTATGGAACGATTTCTCTATGACTTTTTAGAAAATCTCATCAAAGGTGATTCAGAACTCTTAGAATCCTATGATAAAATTTTGGACAATATGGAAGAAAGCATTTTAGAGGGGAAGAGTTCTTATCGGGAGCAAGAACTCAATGATTTACGACGAAAATTAACAAAACTGAATGTGCATTACAGTCAGTTAATTGATTTAGCACAAGAATTTTCAGAAAATGAAAATAATTTCTTTAGTGACGAACACTTACGCTTCTTCCATCTTTTCTCATCACGCGTTACACGGCTTCAATCAACAGTCCTAACTTTAAGAGAAAACATTCTTCAAATCAGAGAATTAGCCAAATCACAATTGGAAATGCGTCAGAATAAAAATATGGCTGTTTTAACCACAGTAACAACCTGTTGCATGCCCTTAACCATTTTAGTAGGCTGGTATGGGATGAATTTCAAACATATGCCGGAATTGGAAAACCCCATGGGCTACCCCTTAGTTATTGCTTTTGCGATTACGATTTTTATCTCGGCTATCCTTTATTCAAAATTCAAAAAATGGCTTTAA
- the pnuC gene encoding nicotinamide riboside transporter PnuC produces the protein MINYNYFSRCEWCLWLISLLTIVTTHFLFGESNLLTLTASLIGATSLIFSAKGNPIGQGLMIIFSVIYAYLSLINHYYGEVITYFFLTLPLAIISLLTWLNHPFRGRKSQVLISRLSIKDIYSVSFLTFLVTICFYFILGTLHTSFLLMSTLSITTSFLATLLTYKRSPYFALVFSLNDLVLMSLWMFEADKDPSHYSIVICFLIFLVNDVYTFVNWIKLQKQQENLLQNEL, from the coding sequence ATGATTAATTACAATTACTTTTCAAGGTGTGAATGGTGCTTGTGGCTGATTTCACTTCTAACAATTGTCACTACTCACTTCTTGTTTGGTGAGTCAAATCTCCTAACCCTTACGGCATCCTTAATTGGAGCTACTTCTCTCATTTTTTCAGCAAAAGGTAATCCAATTGGGCAAGGGCTGATGATTATATTTTCAGTCATTTATGCATATTTGTCGCTTATCAATCATTATTATGGCGAAGTGATAACCTATTTTTTTCTGACCTTACCTTTAGCCATTATTTCCTTATTGACTTGGCTTAATCACCCTTTTCGTGGTAGAAAATCACAAGTTTTAATTAGTCGCTTAAGCATTAAAGATATTTATTCTGTGAGTTTTTTGACTTTTTTGGTTACCATTTGCTTCTACTTTATTCTTGGAACACTACACACTTCTTTTTTATTAATGTCCACACTTTCCATAACGACTTCTTTTTTAGCAACACTTTTAACCTATAAACGAAGTCCTTATTTTGCATTAGTCTTTTCACTCAATGATTTAGTCTTAATGTCGCTTTGGATGTTTGAAGCAGATAAGGACCCCAGCCATTATTCTATTGTTATTTGTTTTCTTATTTTCTTAGTGAATGATGTTTATACATTTGTGAACTGGATAAAACTTCAAAAGCAACAAGAAAATCTCTTACAAAATGAATTGTAA
- the obgE gene encoding GTPase ObgE — protein sequence MSMFLDTAKISVQAGRGGDGMVAFRREKYVPNGGPWGGDGGKGGSVIFKVDEGLRTLMDFRYNRKFRAKAGEKGMTKGMHGRGSEDLIVLVPQGTTVKDAETGKVITDLVENGQEYVIAKGGRGGRGNIRFATPRNPAPEIAENGEPGEERELELELKILADVGLVGFPSVGKSTLLSVVSAAKPKIGAYHFTTIVPNLGMVRTKSGDSFAMADLPGLIEGASQGVGLGTQFLRHIERTRVILHVIDMSASEGRDPYEDYVSINNELETYNLRLLERPQIIVANKMDMPEAEEHLVAFKEKLAAEYDEFDDMPQIFPVSTLAKQGLDSLLDATANLLASTDEFLLYDESDYQVEDEVYYGFSEEEKAFEITRDDDASWVLSGEKLERLFVMTNMERDESIMKFARQLRGMGVDEALRERGAKDGDLVRIGNFEFEFVD from the coding sequence ATGAGTATGTTTTTAGATACTGCCAAGATTAGCGTTCAGGCTGGTCGTGGTGGCGATGGTATGGTTGCTTTTAGACGTGAAAAATATGTTCCAAATGGCGGCCCATGGGGTGGCGATGGTGGTAAAGGTGGATCAGTCATCTTTAAAGTAGATGAAGGATTAAGAACCTTAATGGATTTCCGTTACAACCGCAAATTTAGAGCTAAAGCCGGTGAAAAAGGAATGACCAAAGGCATGCATGGTCGTGGTTCAGAGGATCTGATTGTTCTTGTTCCACAAGGGACGACCGTTAAAGATGCTGAAACTGGAAAAGTCATTACAGATTTGGTAGAAAATGGTCAAGAGTACGTCATTGCAAAAGGTGGTCGAGGTGGCCGTGGAAATATTCGTTTTGCAACACCACGTAATCCAGCCCCTGAAATTGCAGAAAATGGTGAACCAGGAGAAGAACGTGAATTAGAATTGGAATTGAAAATTCTAGCTGATGTTGGTCTTGTAGGTTTTCCTTCAGTAGGGAAATCAACCTTATTAAGCGTTGTTTCAGCAGCTAAACCAAAGATTGGAGCCTATCATTTTACAACCATTGTTCCAAACTTAGGAATGGTGCGTACAAAATCTGGTGATAGTTTTGCAATGGCAGATCTTCCAGGTTTAATTGAGGGTGCTAGTCAAGGTGTAGGTCTTGGTACTCAATTTTTACGACACATCGAAAGAACACGCGTTATCTTACATGTTATTGATATGTCAGCTTCTGAAGGTCGTGACCCCTATGAGGATTATGTGTCAATCAATAATGAATTGGAAACTTACAACCTTCGTTTATTAGAACGTCCGCAAATCATTGTCGCCAATAAAATGGATATGCCAGAAGCTGAAGAGCATTTAGTGGCATTTAAGGAAAAATTAGCAGCCGAATATGATGAATTTGATGACATGCCACAAATTTTTCCAGTATCTACTTTGGCTAAACAAGGATTGGATAGTTTGTTAGATGCAACAGCCAATCTTCTTGCTTCAACGGATGAATTCTTACTTTATGATGAATCTGATTATCAAGTCGAAGATGAAGTTTATTATGGATTCTCAGAAGAAGAGAAAGCCTTTGAGATTACACGAGATGACGATGCCTCTTGGGTTCTTTCAGGTGAAAAACTGGAACGTCTTTTTGTCATGACAAATATGGAAAGAGACGAGTCCATAATGAAATTTGCACGACAATTACGTGGCATGGGTGTCGACGAAGCCTTGCGTGAGCGTGGGGCTAAAGATGGAGATTTAGTTCGAATTGGCAATTTTGAATTTGAGTTCGTCGACTAA
- a CDS encoding ABC transporter substrate-binding protein/permease: MKKILKVSLLAMLAPLFFMGSIVSAETITIVSDTAYAPFEYKDSDQVYKGIDVDIINEVAKRQNWDFKMTFPGFDAAVNAVQSGQANALMAGTTITEDRQKVFHFSDPYYDTKIVIATQKAKPIKSYKALKGKTVGVKNGTAAQSFLDKHKEKYGYSVKTFDTGDLMYNSLSSGSIDAVMDDEPVIQFAIKQNQDVAINMEGEAIGSFGFAVKKGSGYDALVDDFNKALKEMKADGTYQDIMAKWLGNDVKADSLASTGDASKKATPVKEKYKIVADSSFAPFEFQNDKGEYVGIDMELIKAIAKQQGFTIEIANPGFDAALNAVQSGQADAAIAGMSITDQRKEIFDFSDSYYTSKILLGVKSGSKISSYKDLKGKTVGAKKGTASYDFLDNNKDKYNYSLKAFDEASSMYDSLNSGSIAALMDDEAILKYAIQQGRQFETPIKGEPSGEYGFAVKKGSNPELIEMFNNGLAALKKSGEYKKILNHYLASDKAEKEVKKADESNIAGLISNNYKQLLSGLGTTLSLTLISFAIAMIIGIIFGMMAVSPSKGMRIASSIFVDVVRGIPLMIVAAFIFWGVPNLIESMTGHQSPINDFLAATIALSLNGGAYIAEIVRGGIEAIPAGQMEASRSLGIPYRVTMKKIILPQAVKVMLPNFINQFVISLKDTTIVSAIGLVELFQTGKIIIARNYQSFRMYAILAIIYLIMITLLTRLAKRLEKRLN, translated from the coding sequence ATGAAAAAGATACTAAAGGTTTCCTTGCTTGCAATGCTTGCTCCTCTTTTTTTTATGGGAAGTATTGTAAGTGCTGAAACAATTACCATTGTTTCAGATACCGCTTATGCCCCGTTTGAATACAAAGATTCTGATCAGGTCTATAAAGGCATTGATGTAGATATTATTAATGAAGTTGCTAAACGCCAAAATTGGGATTTCAAGATGACCTTTCCAGGTTTTGATGCTGCTGTTAATGCTGTTCAATCTGGCCAAGCAAATGCCTTAATGGCAGGTACAACCATTACCGAAGATCGTCAAAAAGTATTTCATTTTTCAGATCCTTACTATGACACAAAAATCGTTATTGCAACCCAAAAAGCAAAACCAATTAAAAGTTATAAGGCTTTAAAAGGAAAAACTGTTGGTGTTAAAAATGGTACAGCTGCCCAATCTTTTTTAGATAAGCATAAAGAAAAATATGGTTACAGTGTTAAAACTTTTGATACTGGCGACCTCATGTATAATAGTTTATCTTCTGGTTCTATTGATGCCGTAATGGATGATGAACCTGTTATTCAATTTGCTATTAAACAAAATCAGGATGTCGCTATTAACATGGAAGGCGAAGCCATTGGTAGTTTTGGCTTTGCGGTTAAAAAAGGCAGTGGTTATGATGCTTTAGTTGATGATTTTAATAAAGCATTGAAAGAGATGAAAGCTGACGGTACATACCAAGATATCATGGCAAAATGGCTTGGCAACGACGTCAAAGCTGATAGTCTCGCATCTACTGGTGATGCTTCCAAAAAGGCAACACCTGTTAAAGAAAAATATAAAATTGTTGCAGACTCTTCTTTTGCCCCATTTGAATTCCAAAATGACAAAGGTGAATATGTTGGTATTGATATGGAATTGATTAAAGCCATCGCAAAGCAACAAGGTTTTACCATTGAAATTGCAAACCCAGGCTTTGACGCTGCATTAAATGCCGTTCAGTCTGGTCAAGCAGATGCTGCTATTGCAGGTATGTCTATCACCGATCAACGTAAAGAAATTTTTGATTTCTCAGACTCTTATTACACTTCTAAAATTTTACTAGGTGTTAAGTCTGGATCTAAAATTTCATCTTATAAAGATCTAAAAGGGAAAACAGTAGGTGCCAAAAAAGGGACTGCTTCCTATGATTTCCTTGACAATAACAAAGATAAATACAACTACAGTCTAAAAGCATTTGATGAAGCATCATCAATGTATGATAGCTTAAATTCTGGATCCATTGCTGCTTTAATGGATGACGAAGCGATTTTAAAATACGCTATTCAACAAGGACGCCAATTTGAAACACCTATCAAAGGTGAGCCTTCTGGAGAATATGGCTTCGCTGTTAAAAAAGGATCAAATCCAGAACTTATTGAGATGTTTAACAACGGCTTAGCAGCTTTAAAAAAATCAGGTGAATACAAAAAGATTCTCAACCACTATTTAGCATCTGATAAAGCTGAAAAAGAAGTTAAGAAAGCTGATGAGTCAAATATTGCTGGATTAATTTCGAACAACTACAAACAATTATTATCTGGTTTAGGTACTACCTTGAGCCTTACCTTAATTTCATTTGCAATTGCTATGATTATTGGTATTATTTTCGGTATGATGGCTGTTTCTCCAAGTAAAGGTATGCGTATAGCTTCTTCCATTTTCGTAGATGTTGTTCGTGGTATCCCATTGATGATTGTTGCAGCCTTCATTTTCTGGGGCGTACCAAATCTGATTGAGAGCATGACTGGACACCAATCACCTATTAATGATTTCTTAGCAGCTACAATTGCCTTATCATTAAATGGTGGTGCCTACATTGCTGAGATTGTGCGAGGGGGGATTGAAGCTATTCCTGCCGGACAAATGGAAGCTAGTCGAAGCCTAGGTATCCCTTACCGTGTTACCATGAAAAAAATCATTTTACCTCAAGCAGTTAAAGTTATGTTACCGAACTTTATTAACCAATTCGTCATTTCTTTAAAAGATACTACTATCGTTTCAGCAATTGGTCTTGTTGAACTGTTCCAAACTGGTAAAATTATCATTGCTCGTAACTATCAGTCTTTCCGCATGTATGCGATTTTAGCAATTATCTATCTTATCATGATTACACTCTTAACAAGACTAGCAAAACGTTTAGAAAAGAGGCTTAACTAA
- a CDS encoding DUF4044 domain-containing protein, whose translation MAFGENGPRKKTGFEKITMFVVILMVLVTVGGLIAGALSVLM comes from the coding sequence GTGGCTTTTGGAGAAAATGGACCCCGTAAAAAAACTGGCTTTGAAAAAATAACGATGTTCGTTGTTATCTTGATGGTCCTTGTTACTGTAGGTGGCCTTATTGCAGGTGCTTTGTCAGTTTTAATGTAA
- a CDS encoding S8 family serine peptidase has protein sequence MKNNINSRKKHILKISLLATSVLTTTVSTVSADQLQNEKQSDLLSKMTETSTPHTIISSEDLSNSNQETNQKDETAPKSLQPMIEKVDPSHIQALWEKVGTGEGDVLAVIDSGIETNHSMLQLPEDADKMYTDQTSIDSKKQLLGIERGQWINDKLPFYHDYTQGEESIDRNTYHGTHVAGIATASGLTQKENKEQMQGIVPNAQLLFLKVGQPSVEGEREKHYAMAVKDAIALGATAINMSFGQVGKASHELNDDFKKALALAADKGVAIVVAAGNDYAMGGSQTKPLAKNPDTGVIGTPATTEEVFTVAAYVAPHYWSRVLSVTDGSTSKALALEMASPFAENKDYELIFLEKGLETEENAERLKNKVLVLNYDFVTNSKEVAEKVEALGAAGVLVHNNQVKKPLIPLAYNGPLPMGFISKEDADWLKTMTSPQFRLKKEKQLVEVPGGRQMTNFSSWGLSVDGNMKPDFAAPGYEIYSPTPGNDYSKMSGTSAASPHAMGIIHLVRKHIQKEYPHLSAKEQLQLVKNLLMSTASPIYSELDHSYYSPRVQGAGALDAKKALETDVYVTAADGLSKIQLGDVNNQFELRVTLHNLSNQEKNFTYFARVLTDKVGKGRILLRPQELYQTRPLQVKLAPKQKQEVVIKVDISNFDQQLKAQMPNGYFLDGFVVFQSKEGAQKDLSIPFIAFKGKFADLEALDSPIYRNLDGTFYYSPKEGQDPYDFEVDSIQQIKEQYMTGLITTFTPWSLVEGSKIDGFSPEMASEFSTTDYLGSYNKEGDNTVRRFRFVEGKPYLALSPNGDDNMDKVGFRGVFLRNVRDIKAQVFPSDDLQHPIWESPIKAFAKKDVNTNDIKESMLENTVWEGKDASGNPVTEGLYRYRVTYTPLAEGAKEQFIDFDILVDLTPSKLPQSAILMLAERRIELTESRDYLSHDTYRDRLYYKYGTDDINFTTFEKDDMGHFVIPNQVEDELSGEKITINLDKTDHFFFVREDFSGNFSVISLSQLLNSHSDQMHSLEESKSDRKEYNTGDIRHEKQENLSQQTLLSTPSIDGQKQNDQLMVEKEKDIMDESKSERSEKNKFPKVPASITLKDGTLHPQSISQKTSLPKTVDSQKTMTFLGIAMLFGGILQVLWSYFKKRD, from the coding sequence GTGAAAAATAACATTAACTCGAGAAAAAAACATATATTAAAAATCTCATTATTAGCAACAAGTGTATTAACGACAACAGTTTCAACAGTCTCAGCAGATCAATTGCAAAATGAAAAGCAGTCGGATTTGCTTAGTAAGATGACAGAAACATCTACGCCTCATACTATCATAAGTTCAGAAGACCTCTCAAACTCAAATCAAGAGACCAATCAAAAGGATGAGACTGCCCCAAAAAGCTTACAACCTATGATTGAAAAGGTCGATCCATCTCATATCCAGGCTCTTTGGGAAAAAGTTGGCACAGGGGAAGGAGATGTCTTAGCTGTCATTGATTCAGGAATTGAAACCAATCATTCCATGCTACAGCTTCCAGAGGATGCTGACAAAATGTACACAGATCAAACCAGCATTGACAGTAAGAAACAATTATTAGGTATTGAACGAGGACAGTGGATAAATGATAAGCTCCCATTTTACCATGATTACACACAAGGGGAAGAGTCTATTGACAGAAATACCTACCATGGAACCCACGTCGCAGGGATTGCAACTGCTTCAGGCCTAACACAGAAAGAAAATAAGGAGCAAATGCAAGGCATTGTTCCCAATGCTCAATTATTATTTTTAAAAGTAGGGCAACCAAGTGTAGAAGGTGAAAGAGAAAAGCATTATGCCATGGCTGTTAAAGATGCTATTGCTTTAGGAGCAACAGCTATTAATATGAGTTTTGGACAAGTTGGAAAAGCTAGCCATGAACTTAATGATGATTTCAAAAAAGCCTTAGCATTAGCAGCAGATAAAGGCGTCGCTATTGTTGTTGCTGCAGGAAATGATTATGCCATGGGCGGCAGCCAGACGAAGCCTCTTGCGAAAAATCCTGATACAGGTGTCATTGGAACTCCAGCAACTACGGAGGAGGTTTTTACAGTAGCAGCATATGTTGCACCGCACTATTGGAGCAGAGTACTATCGGTTACTGACGGTAGCACATCAAAAGCCTTGGCGCTTGAAATGGCTAGTCCATTTGCAGAAAATAAGGACTATGAGCTCATTTTCTTAGAAAAGGGATTAGAAACGGAAGAGAATGCAGAAAGACTGAAAAATAAGGTTTTAGTCTTGAATTATGACTTTGTCACCAATTCCAAAGAAGTTGCTGAAAAAGTTGAGGCTTTGGGAGCAGCTGGTGTACTTGTCCACAATAATCAAGTTAAAAAACCGCTCATTCCTTTAGCTTATAATGGTCCTTTACCTATGGGCTTTATCAGTAAAGAGGATGCAGATTGGTTAAAAACGATGACAAGTCCACAGTTTAGATTAAAAAAAGAGAAGCAATTAGTTGAGGTGCCTGGTGGCAGACAAATGACAAACTTTTCAAGCTGGGGCTTATCAGTTGATGGCAATATGAAACCTGATTTTGCTGCACCTGGCTATGAAATTTATTCACCTACTCCAGGAAACGACTACTCAAAGATGTCAGGAACTAGTGCTGCAAGTCCACATGCTATGGGAATTATTCATTTAGTCCGTAAACACATTCAGAAAGAATACCCTCACTTAAGTGCTAAGGAACAGTTACAGTTAGTTAAGAACTTATTAATGTCTACTGCCAGTCCAATTTATTCAGAGTTAGATCACAGTTACTATTCTCCTAGGGTTCAAGGAGCAGGGGCACTGGATGCCAAAAAGGCCCTTGAAACAGATGTTTATGTAACAGCTGCGGATGGTCTTTCAAAAATTCAATTAGGTGATGTCAATAATCAGTTCGAATTAAGAGTAACCTTACATAATTTAAGCAATCAGGAAAAAAACTTTACTTACTTTGCAAGGGTGCTTACTGACAAAGTTGGAAAGGGGCGTATTCTCTTGCGTCCACAAGAGCTATATCAAACGAGACCCCTCCAAGTAAAACTAGCTCCGAAGCAAAAGCAAGAAGTGGTTATCAAGGTTGATATTTCTAACTTTGATCAACAGCTTAAAGCTCAAATGCCTAACGGTTATTTTCTAGATGGTTTTGTAGTATTTCAGTCTAAGGAAGGTGCTCAAAAAGACTTATCTATTCCCTTTATCGCTTTCAAAGGAAAATTTGCAGATTTAGAGGCTCTTGATAGTCCAATTTATCGAAATTTAGATGGTACGTTTTACTACAGCCCCAAAGAAGGCCAAGACCCTTATGACTTTGAAGTGGATAGTATCCAACAAATTAAAGAACAATATATGACTGGTCTTATAACAACATTTACGCCTTGGTCACTGGTTGAAGGAAGTAAAATAGATGGCTTTTCACCAGAGATGGCTTCTGAATTTAGCACGACTGATTACCTCGGTTCCTATAATAAAGAAGGAGATAATACGGTTCGTCGATTCCGATTTGTCGAAGGCAAACCTTATCTAGCACTTTCACCTAATGGCGATGATAATATGGATAAAGTGGGATTTAGAGGTGTTTTCTTAAGAAATGTCAGAGACATCAAAGCACAGGTATTTCCAAGTGATGATTTGCAACATCCGATTTGGGAGAGTCCTATAAAAGCTTTTGCTAAAAAAGATGTGAATACAAATGATATCAAAGAAAGCATGCTTGAAAATACCGTTTGGGAAGGTAAAGATGCTTCTGGAAATCCGGTTACAGAGGGATTATATCGATATCGTGTAACTTATACGCCACTTGCTGAAGGGGCCAAAGAACAGTTTATTGATTTTGATATTCTAGTTGATTTAACCCCGTCAAAACTGCCACAAAGTGCAATCTTGATGCTAGCCGAAAGACGGATTGAGCTAACAGAATCAAGAGACTATTTATCTCATGATACTTATCGTGATCGACTTTACTATAAATATGGAACAGATGATATTAATTTCACCACTTTTGAAAAAGATGATATGGGACATTTTGTGATCCCAAACCAAGTTGAAGATGAACTCAGTGGAGAGAAGATTACTATCAATCTTGATAAAACTGATCATTTCTTCTTTGTCAGAGAAGATTTCTCAGGTAATTTTAGTGTTATTAGCCTGTCACAATTATTGAACAGTCATTCAGATCAAATGCATTCACTTGAAGAGAGTAAGAGTGATAGAAAAGAATATAATACAGGTGATATTAGACACGAAAAGCAAGAAAATCTTAGTCAACAAACTCTACTATCGACACCATCAATTGATGGCCAAAAACAAAATGACCAATTAATGGTTGAAAAAGAGAAAGACATTATGGATGAAAGTAAGTCTGAAAGAAGTGAGAAAAATAAGTTTCCAAAAGTTCCCGCTTCAATCACGCTTAAGGATGGAACTCTTCATCCGCAGTCAATAAGCCAAAAAACAAGTCTTCCTAAAACAGTTGATTCACAAAAGACAATGACATTTTTAGGGATTGCCATGTTATTTGGTGGCATATTACAAGTCCTATGGTCATACTTTAAAAAGAGAGATTAA
- a CDS encoding aminopeptidase, protein MVLPDFQKNLEKYADLLIRKGVNVQKGHTLIIAIAVEHYAFAKMLTEKAYQAGAAEVVVDYLDDRIAKERLLHADYERLVTVPDYVVEKSNYFLDKNASRLFVRSSNPNAFAGVDPERLSSSTKATAIALEKQRAASQANKFSWNLVAAASPEWAAMVFPDLETEEEQVDALWDAIFKMNRIYEEDPIKAWDEHQERLESKAAILNKYQFDALHYRAPGTDLTLGMPKNHLWEAAGSVNAQGETFIANMPTEEVFSAPDYRRADGYVSSTKPLSYAGVVIEGMKFTFKDGKITEVTAEKGEETIKRLVEENDGARSLGEVALVPHKTPISLSGLTFFNTLFDENASNHLAIGQAYAFSLEGGTEMSQEELKAAGLNRSTAHVDFMIGSDQMDIDGITADGQVVPIFRGGEWAI, encoded by the coding sequence ATGGTATTACCAGATTTCCAAAAAAATCTTGAAAAATATGCGGATTTACTTATCCGTAAAGGTGTCAATGTTCAAAAAGGTCATACTCTTATTATTGCAATTGCTGTTGAACATTATGCTTTTGCAAAAATGCTAACTGAAAAAGCTTATCAAGCTGGAGCTGCTGAGGTTGTTGTTGATTATTTAGATGACCGTATTGCTAAAGAACGCCTCTTGCATGCTGACTATGAACGCTTAGTGACTGTCCCAGATTATGTTGTTGAAAAATCCAATTACTTCTTAGATAAAAATGCCAGTCGCTTATTTGTACGTTCCTCAAATCCAAATGCCTTTGCTGGAGTGGATCCAGAAAGACTCTCTTCCTCAACAAAAGCTACTGCCATTGCTTTAGAAAAACAACGTGCTGCTTCGCAAGCCAATAAATTTTCGTGGAATTTAGTTGCAGCAGCTAGTCCAGAATGGGCAGCCATGGTTTTTCCTGACCTAGAAACTGAGGAAGAACAAGTCGATGCTCTTTGGGATGCTATTTTCAAAATGAATCGTATCTATGAAGAAGACCCAATTAAAGCATGGGATGAGCATCAAGAACGTCTTGAATCAAAAGCTGCAATCCTTAACAAATATCAATTTGATGCCCTCCATTATAGAGCACCAGGGACTGATCTCACACTAGGAATGCCAAAAAATCACCTTTGGGAAGCTGCCGGAAGTGTTAATGCGCAAGGTGAAACCTTTATTGCAAACATGCCTACAGAAGAGGTCTTTTCAGCACCTGATTATCGCAGAGCTGATGGATATGTTTCATCAACCAAACCATTAAGCTATGCCGGAGTTGTCATTGAAGGTATGAAATTCACCTTTAAAGATGGGAAAATTACAGAAGTAACAGCTGAAAAAGGTGAAGAAACCATTAAACGTCTGGTAGAGGAAAATGATGGAGCTCGGTCTTTAGGAGAAGTTGCATTAGTTCCGCATAAAACACCAATCTCACTTTCAGGTTTAACCTTCTTTAACACACTGTTTGATGAAAATGCCTCTAACCACTTGGCCATTGGACAAGCTTATGCATTTAGTTTAGAAGGTGGTACTGAAATGAGTCAAGAAGAGCTCAAAGCTGCTGGCTTAAATCGTTCCACAGCTCACGTTGATTTCATGATTGGATCAGATCAAATGGACATTGATGGGATTACCGCTGACGGTCAAGTTGTTCCTATTTTCCGTGGTGGTGAATGGGCAATTTAA
- a CDS encoding amino acid ABC transporter ATP-binding protein, with protein sequence MAELKIDVQDLHKSFGKNEVLKGIDAKFYEGDVVCIIGPSGSGKSTFLRTLNLLESITSGKVVVDGFELSDPHTNIDKARENIGMVFQHFNLFPHMTVIENIMFGPVELGKESKETAKKHALELLEKVGLSDKAEAYPASLSGGQKQRVAIARSLAMNPDIMLFDEPTSALDPEMVGDVLNVMRDLAKQGMTMLIVTHEMGFARQVANRVIFTDGGQFLEDGTPEEIFDHPKHPRLIEFLDKVLNV encoded by the coding sequence ATGGCAGAATTAAAAATTGATGTTCAAGATTTACACAAATCCTTCGGTAAAAATGAAGTATTGAAGGGTATTGATGCCAAGTTTTATGAAGGAGACGTTGTTTGTATTATTGGTCCTTCAGGTTCTGGTAAATCAACCTTTCTACGTACTCTAAACTTACTTGAAAGCATCACAAGTGGTAAAGTCGTTGTTGATGGATTTGAATTATCTGATCCTCATACAAACATCGATAAAGCTCGTGAGAACATTGGCATGGTTTTCCAACATTTCAATCTTTTTCCACATATGACTGTTATAGAAAATATCATGTTTGGCCCTGTGGAATTAGGCAAAGAATCTAAAGAAACTGCCAAAAAACATGCCTTGGAACTATTAGAAAAAGTTGGCCTTTCTGATAAAGCAGAAGCCTATCCTGCCAGCCTATCTGGTGGACAAAAACAAAGGGTTGCTATTGCACGTAGTCTAGCTATGAACCCAGACATCATGTTGTTTGATGAACCAACATCTGCTCTTGACCCTGAAATGGTTGGGGATGTTTTAAATGTAATGCGTGATTTGGCTAAGCAAGGAATGACCATGTTAATTGTCACTCATGAAATGGGATTTGCAAGGCAAGTTGCCAATCGTGTTATCTTTACAGATGGGGGACAATTCTTAGAGGATGGCACTCCTGAAGAAATATTTGATCATCCAAAACACCCACGTCTCATTGAATTTTTAGATAAAGTATTAAATGTCTAA